One part of the Luteibacter yeojuensis genome encodes these proteins:
- the dnaJ gene encoding molecular chaperone DnaJ, translated as MSSKRDYYEILGVERTVTEGDLKKTFRRVAMKYHPDRNPDDPEAIEKFKEAKEAYDILSDAQKRAAYDQYGHSAFEGGGFGRGNGAGFGDVGDIFGDIFGDIFGGGGGRQRARRGADLRYMMDLDLEEAVFGVEKKIEVPTQVNCHHCNGTGSEDGKVSKCATCAGHGRVRMQNGIFSIQQACPTCHGSGQQIEKPCKKCHGEGRLEEERTLSVRIPAGVDNGDRIRLTGQGEAGPAGAPAGDLYVEVRVREHAIFQRDGSDLYCEMPIRFAQAALGTELMVPTLEGEIPVNVPPETQTGQQFRLRGRGVKSVRGGRTGDLICTVVVETPVRLTKEQRDLLQQLEATFVGEEAAKHTPRSTTFMDGVKDFWSRVTS; from the coding sequence ATGAGCAGCAAGCGCGACTATTACGAAATCCTCGGTGTCGAACGCACCGTGACCGAGGGCGACCTCAAGAAAACCTTCCGTCGCGTCGCGATGAAGTACCACCCCGACCGCAATCCGGACGACCCGGAGGCGATCGAGAAATTCAAGGAGGCCAAGGAGGCCTACGACATCCTCTCCGACGCGCAGAAGCGCGCGGCGTATGACCAGTACGGTCATTCCGCCTTCGAGGGTGGCGGTTTCGGTCGCGGCAACGGCGCCGGCTTCGGCGACGTCGGCGACATCTTCGGCGATATTTTCGGCGACATCTTCGGCGGTGGCGGCGGACGCCAGCGCGCGCGCCGTGGCGCCGACCTGCGCTACATGATGGATCTCGATCTGGAAGAGGCCGTGTTCGGCGTCGAGAAGAAGATCGAGGTGCCCACCCAGGTCAACTGCCACCACTGCAACGGCACCGGCTCGGAAGACGGCAAGGTGTCGAAGTGCGCCACCTGCGCCGGTCATGGCCGCGTGCGCATGCAGAACGGCATCTTCTCCATCCAGCAGGCGTGTCCCACCTGCCATGGCTCCGGCCAGCAGATCGAGAAGCCGTGCAAGAAGTGCCACGGCGAGGGTCGTCTCGAGGAAGAGCGCACATTGTCGGTGCGGATCCCCGCGGGCGTGGACAACGGCGACCGCATCCGTCTGACGGGGCAGGGCGAAGCCGGTCCGGCCGGTGCGCCGGCAGGCGATCTGTATGTGGAAGTGCGTGTGCGCGAGCATGCGATCTTCCAGCGCGACGGTTCCGACCTCTACTGCGAGATGCCGATCCGCTTCGCCCAGGCGGCGCTGGGCACCGAACTGATGGTGCCGACGCTCGAAGGCGAGATCCCGGTCAACGTGCCGCCGGAAACGCAGACAGGCCAGCAGTTCCGCCTGCGCGGGCGTGGCGTGAAGTCGGTGCGCGGCGGCCGTACGGGCGACCTCATCTGCACCGTGGTCGTCGAGACGCCGGTGCGCCTCACGAAGGAACAACGCGACCTGCTCCAGCAGCTCGAGGCCACCTTCGTCGGCGAGGAAGCGGCGAAACACACGCCGCGCTCCACCACGTTCATGGACGGCGTGAAGGACTTCTGGTCGCGGGTCACCTCCTGA
- a CDS encoding type II toxin-antitoxin system RatA family toxin — MIEIRRSAIVPFTPAQMFDLVNDVEAYPKRFGWCDAATVVERQDDMLVARLDLKFAGLKQHFTTRNTMQRPERLTMTFVEGPFRSLDGVFTFQALGDIGCKIALALDFDYAGLGGSVLKMGFQQLANRMVDDFCDEARRQYG, encoded by the coding sequence ATGATTGAAATCCGCCGCAGTGCGATCGTGCCGTTCACGCCCGCGCAGATGTTCGACCTGGTCAACGATGTGGAAGCATACCCAAAGCGCTTCGGCTGGTGTGATGCCGCCACCGTGGTCGAGCGGCAGGACGACATGCTGGTGGCCCGGCTGGATCTCAAGTTCGCCGGGCTGAAGCAGCATTTCACCACCCGGAACACGATGCAGCGCCCCGAGCGCCTCACCATGACCTTCGTGGAGGGGCCGTTCCGTTCGCTGGATGGTGTCTTTACCTTCCAGGCCCTCGGCGACATCGGATGCAAGATCGCCCTGGCACTGGATTTCGATTACGCCGGCCTCGGCGGCAGCGTGCTGAAGATGGGTTTCCAGCAACTGGCGAACCGGATGGTGGACGACTTCTGCGACGAGGCGCGCCGGCAGTATGGCTGA
- the dnaK gene encoding molecular chaperone DnaK has protein sequence MAKIIGIDLGTTNSCVAVMEGSTARVIENAEGDRTTPSIVAFTKDNEVLVGAPAKRQSVTNPKNTFYAVKRLIGRKFTDAEVQKDIKLVPYGIVEHENGDAWVQTADGKKMAPQEVSAKVLMKMKKTAEDFLGEPVTEAVITVPAYFNDSQRQATKDAGRIAGLEVKRIINEPTAAALAYGLDKSTTGDRKIAVYDLGGGTFDVSIIEIANVDGEKQFEVLATNGNTFLGGEDFDNRVIDYLVEEFKKEQGIDLRTDQLALQRLKDAAERAKIELSSSHQTDVNLPYVTADASGPKHLNIKLTRAKLESLVEDLVKGTIEPCRTALNDAGLRVSDIHEVILVGGQTRMPKVQEAVKDFFGKEARKDVNPDEAVAVGAAIQGGVLGGSVKDVLLLDVTPLSLGIETMGGVMTKLIEKNTTVPTKASQVFSTADDNQTAVTVHVLQGERERANANKSLGKFDLQGIRPAPRGTPQIEVTFDIDANGILHVSAKDKDTGKEQKIEIKAGSGLSDEEIQRMVADAEANREEDKKFHELVQVRNKADQLVHATRSQLKEHGGKVPAEQLASIDAAVSELEKVKEGDDKSAIESKITNLEQVAQSLYAAAQAGGSQDTSQQSAPGGGSAQPDDVVDAEFTEVKDDKK, from the coding sequence ATGGCCAAGATCATCGGCATCGACCTCGGAACGACCAACTCCTGCGTCGCAGTGATGGAGGGTTCGACCGCACGCGTCATCGAGAACGCGGAGGGCGATCGCACCACGCCGTCCATCGTCGCGTTCACCAAGGACAACGAAGTCCTGGTCGGCGCGCCGGCCAAGCGCCAGAGCGTCACCAACCCCAAGAACACCTTCTACGCGGTGAAGCGCCTCATCGGCCGCAAGTTCACCGACGCGGAGGTGCAGAAAGACATCAAGCTCGTGCCCTACGGCATCGTGGAGCATGAGAACGGCGACGCCTGGGTGCAGACCGCCGACGGCAAGAAGATGGCGCCGCAGGAAGTCTCCGCGAAGGTCCTCATGAAGATGAAGAAGACCGCCGAGGACTTCCTGGGCGAGCCGGTCACCGAAGCCGTGATCACCGTGCCGGCCTACTTCAACGACAGCCAGCGCCAGGCCACGAAGGACGCGGGTCGCATCGCCGGCCTCGAAGTCAAGCGCATCATCAACGAGCCGACCGCGGCCGCGCTGGCCTACGGCCTCGACAAGTCGACCACGGGCGACCGCAAGATCGCCGTGTACGACCTCGGCGGCGGTACCTTCGACGTGTCGATCATCGAGATCGCCAACGTCGACGGCGAGAAGCAGTTCGAAGTGCTCGCCACCAACGGCAACACGTTCCTAGGCGGCGAAGACTTCGACAACCGCGTCATCGACTACCTCGTCGAGGAGTTCAAGAAGGAGCAGGGCATCGACCTGCGCACCGACCAGCTCGCGCTGCAGCGCCTGAAGGACGCCGCCGAGCGCGCGAAGATCGAACTCTCGTCGTCGCACCAGACCGACGTGAACCTGCCGTACGTCACGGCCGACGCCTCGGGCCCGAAGCACCTCAACATCAAGCTGACCCGCGCCAAGCTCGAGTCGCTGGTGGAAGACCTGGTGAAGGGCACCATCGAGCCCTGCCGCACCGCGCTCAACGACGCCGGCCTGCGCGTGTCCGACATCCACGAGGTCATCCTCGTCGGTGGTCAGACCCGCATGCCCAAGGTCCAGGAAGCCGTGAAGGACTTCTTCGGCAAGGAAGCGCGCAAGGACGTCAACCCGGATGAGGCCGTGGCCGTCGGCGCCGCGATCCAGGGCGGCGTGCTGGGCGGTTCGGTGAAGGACGTGCTCCTGCTCGACGTCACCCCGCTGTCGCTCGGCATCGAGACGATGGGCGGCGTGATGACCAAGCTCATCGAGAAGAACACCACGGTGCCGACCAAGGCATCGCAGGTCTTCTCCACCGCCGACGACAACCAGACGGCCGTGACCGTGCACGTGCTGCAGGGCGAGCGCGAGCGCGCCAACGCCAACAAGTCGCTCGGGAAGTTCGACCTGCAGGGCATCCGCCCGGCACCGCGCGGCACGCCGCAGATCGAGGTCACCTTCGACATCGACGCCAACGGCATCCTGCACGTGTCGGCGAAGGACAAGGACACCGGCAAGGAGCAGAAGATCGAGATCAAGGCCGGATCGGGCCTCTCGGACGAAGAGATCCAGCGGATGGTGGCCGATGCCGAGGCCAACCGCGAGGAAGACAAGAAGTTCCACGAGCTGGTGCAGGTGCGCAACAAGGCCGACCAGCTGGTCCACGCCACGCGCAGCCAGCTGAAGGAGCACGGCGGCAAGGTGCCGGCCGAGCAGCTCGCCAGCATCGACGCCGCGGTGTCCGAGCTCGAGAAGGTGAAGGAGGGCGACGACAAGTCGGCCATCGAATCGAAGATCACCAACCTTGAGCAGGTGGCCCAGTCGCTGTACGCCGCGGCCCAGGCCGGCGGTTCGCAGGACACCTCGCAGCAGTCGGCTCCGGGCGGCGGTTCGGCCCAGCCGGACGATGTGGTCGATGCCGAGTTTACGGAAGTGAAGGACGACAAGAAGTAA
- the hrcA gene encoding heat-inducible transcriptional repressor HrcA, producing the protein MNPFSGHDIDARARRLLRTLISQYLSDGEPVGSRTLARSSGLEVSPATIRNIMADLEDAGLVASPHTSAGRVPTPRGLRLFVDSLLELKPLPRDEMARLQGGLPPHQTTTRDLLGNVSNLLSAMTRFAGVVTVPRQGDFPLRHIDFVSLPDARVLVILVFSDNQVQNRVVQLARPLDSGELEQAANYLNAQFAGFRLADIRAHLASELREAGGELNRMLASAVELATASFTTDGDADDVLVSGQTNLMGYSELADIDRLRELFDAFQQKRDLLQLMEMCVQAPGVRLFIGEESGFSALDGCSIVTATYGTNGRMLGAIGVIGPTRMAYERVIPVVQATAGLLSDALNRAAATS; encoded by the coding sequence ATGAATCCGTTTTCCGGTCACGACATCGATGCTCGCGCGCGCCGGCTGCTGCGGACCCTGATTTCCCAATACCTTTCCGACGGCGAGCCGGTCGGCTCGCGGACGCTGGCGCGCTCTTCCGGCCTGGAAGTGAGTCCGGCGACGATCCGCAACATCATGGCCGACCTGGAAGACGCCGGGCTGGTCGCGTCGCCGCACACCTCGGCCGGCCGCGTGCCGACGCCACGCGGCCTGCGCCTGTTCGTCGACAGCCTGCTCGAACTCAAGCCCCTGCCGCGCGACGAGATGGCGCGCCTCCAGGGCGGCCTGCCGCCCCACCAGACGACGACGCGCGACCTGCTCGGCAACGTGTCCAACCTGCTTTCGGCCATGACCCGCTTCGCCGGTGTGGTCACCGTGCCGCGCCAGGGCGACTTCCCGCTACGCCACATCGATTTCGTCTCGCTGCCGGACGCCCGCGTCCTGGTGATCCTGGTGTTCTCCGACAACCAGGTGCAGAACCGGGTGGTCCAGCTGGCCCGCCCCCTGGACAGCGGCGAACTCGAACAGGCGGCGAATTACCTCAACGCGCAGTTCGCCGGCTTCCGGCTGGCCGACATTCGCGCCCACCTGGCCTCGGAACTGCGCGAGGCCGGCGGCGAACTCAACCGGATGCTGGCAAGCGCGGTGGAGCTGGCCACGGCCTCGTTCACCACGGACGGGGACGCCGACGATGTCCTGGTCAGTGGCCAGACCAACCTCATGGGCTATTCCGAACTGGCCGACATCGACCGTCTCCGCGAGCTGTTCGACGCCTTCCAGCAGAAGCGCGACCTGCTCCAGTTGATGGAAATGTGTGTCCAGGCTCCGGGCGTCCGCCTCTTCATCGGCGAGGAATCCGGCTTTTCGGCCCTGGACGGCTGCAGCATCGTCACCGCCACCTACGGCACGAATGGCCGCATGCTCGGCGCGATCGGAGTTATTGGACCGACGCGTATGGCATATGAGCGGGTGATCCCGGTGGTACAGGCCACCGCCGGATTGCTCAGCGACGCCTTGAATCGCGCCGCGGCGACCTCATAA
- the recN gene encoding DNA repair protein RecN has translation MLTSLYVRQFAVVEEAEVAFGPGLTVVSGETGAGKSLLVDALMLLAGARADSGMVRAGSDRAELAAEFDLTGLPEASDWLRQEELDDGDTCRLRRVIRTEGSSRGWINGRPASLAQMAALAALIVEIHGQHEHQALLSRQHQMALLDAYAGNEERLARVRDTARAWRDAVSRIRALSGGDDRERQIELLAHELEELERWALAPSALEELEAQHRRLANAGRLAEGANGIVEMLDGESEFAIGRALLRAHAELSRLAELDATLAPLLELLDSAQIQVGEAVDGLGRYAQDVELDPARLAEVDTHLAHLHDLSRRYRLPIEELFAKADEVRERLAELEGAGDALDRLAGERDRLRKEYDVAAAALSKARADAAGRLGASVAALMGELGMAGGRLEVSLEPAEGDEPDPQGRERCELLVSANPGQPPRPLRKVASGGELARISLAIEVATLGNDNIGCMIFDEVDTGIGGAVAEVVGQKLRALGERVQVLCVTHLPQVAAQGHSHLQVAKESDGEATRTRIRALDAAGRRDELSRMLGGVEITKETRAHAKKMLDRAQG, from the coding sequence ATGCTCACCTCGCTCTACGTCCGCCAGTTCGCCGTCGTCGAAGAAGCCGAGGTCGCGTTCGGGCCCGGCCTCACCGTGGTCAGCGGCGAGACCGGTGCCGGCAAGTCCCTGCTGGTGGACGCGCTGATGCTCCTGGCCGGTGCCCGCGCCGACAGCGGCATGGTCCGTGCCGGCAGCGACCGCGCCGAACTGGCCGCCGAGTTCGATCTGACCGGCCTGCCGGAAGCCTCGGACTGGCTGCGCCAGGAGGAACTGGACGACGGGGACACCTGCCGGCTGCGCCGCGTGATCCGTACCGAGGGCAGCTCGCGCGGGTGGATCAACGGCCGTCCCGCCAGCCTCGCGCAGATGGCCGCGCTGGCCGCACTGATCGTGGAGATCCACGGCCAGCACGAACACCAGGCCCTGCTTTCGCGCCAGCACCAGATGGCCCTGCTCGACGCCTATGCGGGCAACGAGGAACGGCTGGCGCGCGTCCGCGATACCGCCCGCGCGTGGCGCGACGCGGTGTCGCGCATCCGCGCCCTGTCCGGCGGCGACGACCGCGAGCGCCAGATCGAACTGCTCGCCCACGAACTGGAAGAACTCGAGCGCTGGGCCCTCGCCCCTTCGGCACTCGAAGAGCTCGAAGCGCAGCATCGCCGCCTCGCCAATGCGGGCCGCCTCGCCGAAGGCGCCAACGGCATCGTCGAGATGCTCGACGGAGAGAGCGAGTTCGCCATCGGCCGCGCGCTGCTCCGCGCCCACGCCGAACTCTCGCGCCTGGCAGAACTCGACGCCACCCTCGCCCCGCTCCTCGAACTCCTCGACAGCGCACAGATCCAGGTGGGCGAAGCCGTGGACGGCCTCGGTCGTTACGCGCAGGACGTGGAGCTGGACCCGGCGCGCCTCGCCGAGGTGGACACCCACCTCGCCCACCTGCACGACCTGTCGCGCCGCTATCGCCTGCCCATCGAGGAACTGTTCGCGAAGGCGGACGAGGTCCGCGAGCGCCTGGCGGAACTCGAAGGCGCGGGCGACGCACTCGATCGCCTCGCCGGCGAACGCGATCGCCTGCGCAAGGAATACGACGTCGCCGCGGCCGCCCTCTCGAAGGCGCGCGCGGACGCGGCGGGCCGGCTAGGCGCCTCTGTGGCCGCCCTGATGGGCGAACTCGGCATGGCCGGCGGCCGCCTCGAGGTCTCGCTGGAGCCGGCCGAAGGCGACGAACCGGACCCGCAGGGCCGCGAACGCTGCGAACTGCTGGTCAGCGCCAATCCCGGGCAACCGCCCCGCCCGCTGCGCAAGGTGGCCTCGGGCGGCGAACTCGCCCGCATCAGCCTCGCCATCGAGGTAGCCACGCTGGGCAACGACAACATCGGCTGCATGATCTTCGATGAGGTGGACACCGGCATCGGCGGCGCGGTGGCCGAAGTGGTCGGCCAGAAGCTGCGCGCCCTGGGCGAGCGTGTGCAGGTACTCTGCGTGACCCACCTGCCGCAGGTGGCCGCGCAAGGCCATTCGCACCTGCAGGTGGCGAAGGAAAGCGACGGCGAAGCCACCCGCACCCGCATCCGTGCGCTGGACGCCGCCGGCCGCCGCGACGAACTCAGCCGGATGCTGGGCGGCGTGGAGATCACGAAGGAAACCCGGGCCCACGCGAAGAAGATGCTGGACCGCGCGCAAGGTTGA
- a CDS encoding MASE1 domain-containing sensor histidine kinase — protein MRLSGSSRFVGPLIALAYAATWVMLWPTEQPYWVLPFGLRFGALLLTRSRDWFWILGAEIVASAFCEWRSGLPIGGAGFVLGDAPEPLMVAACLWLLRRAHLHASLNTPEDVARLLLSAMVTATVATAGNAAMMASMHPAAPVEMLGTTFGSDLLGNYLGVLLVVPVMILVFRERPTQASLAELLLDGLLVMLPSLAILITLAEYSPQPQFARVLSLAPVLFFAFRHGWRGAGLAMLITSVGLNVTEDMIGRGAPTAAAHLFLAVAGTGTLMLGAATDALRRSSERVAQQNTHLAAANQRLDQLARQLRDAARGNLQAEENLRRHMAAELHDELGQNLTAIQTHLKLAQTRLGSAGLDDIGMSINGILGHMRKALHRMLDSLRPSVLDEFGLLRALDEGPIRDMLTAAGITYVTDLRGEPRLLDDDTLTAIYRVVQESATNVVRHSGASRMTLRLRIGVRDSGPVAILDIRDNGNGLSSNPRPARTDGGGRGLQGMSDRITALGGLFRIRPEPVGLHLRVLLRSTSIGSGIGNFPIPGQ, from the coding sequence ATGCGCTTATCTGGCTCTTCCCGCTTCGTCGGTCCCCTCATCGCCCTGGCTTATGCCGCCACCTGGGTGATGCTGTGGCCGACCGAACAGCCGTATTGGGTCCTGCCCTTCGGCCTGCGTTTCGGCGCCCTGCTGCTCACCCGCAGCCGCGACTGGTTCTGGATCCTGGGCGCGGAGATCGTCGCCAGTGCCTTCTGCGAGTGGCGCAGCGGCCTGCCCATCGGCGGCGCCGGCTTCGTGCTCGGCGACGCGCCCGAGCCGCTGATGGTGGCCGCATGCCTCTGGCTGCTGCGCCGGGCCCATCTCCATGCCAGCCTGAATACCCCCGAGGACGTGGCCCGCCTGCTGCTCTCGGCCATGGTCACGGCCACGGTGGCGACGGCCGGCAATGCCGCGATGATGGCCTCCATGCATCCCGCGGCTCCCGTGGAAATGCTGGGCACCACCTTCGGCAGCGACCTGCTCGGCAACTACCTGGGCGTGCTGCTGGTGGTGCCGGTGATGATCCTGGTCTTCCGCGAGCGACCCACGCAGGCCTCGCTGGCGGAACTCCTGCTCGACGGCCTGCTGGTGATGCTGCCCTCGCTGGCCATCCTCATCACCCTGGCCGAGTACTCCCCGCAACCGCAATTCGCCCGCGTGCTTTCGCTGGCACCGGTGCTGTTCTTCGCCTTCCGCCACGGTTGGCGCGGCGCCGGCCTGGCGATGCTGATCACCAGCGTGGGCCTCAACGTGACCGAGGACATGATCGGCCGCGGCGCGCCCACCGCCGCCGCCCACCTTTTCCTCGCGGTGGCCGGTACCGGCACGCTCATGCTCGGCGCCGCCACCGACGCCCTCCGCCGCAGCAGCGAGCGCGTAGCCCAGCAGAACACCCACCTTGCGGCGGCCAACCAGCGTCTCGACCAGTTGGCCCGGCAGTTGCGCGACGCCGCCCGAGGCAATCTCCAGGCCGAGGAAAACCTGCGCCGCCACATGGCCGCCGAACTGCACGACGAGCTGGGCCAGAACCTCACCGCCATCCAGACCCACCTGAAGCTGGCCCAGACGCGCCTGGGCAGCGCGGGCCTGGACGACATCGGCATGTCGATCAACGGCATCCTCGGACACATGCGCAAAGCCCTGCACCGAATGCTGGACAGCCTGCGTCCGTCGGTGCTGGACGAATTCGGCCTGTTGCGTGCGCTGGACGAAGGTCCCATCCGCGACATGCTCACCGCGGCCGGCATCACCTACGTGACCGACCTGCGCGGCGAACCACGCCTGCTCGACGACGACACGCTCACCGCCATCTATCGCGTCGTGCAGGAAAGCGCGACCAACGTGGTTCGCCACTCCGGCGCCAGCCGGATGACCCTGCGCCTGCGTATCGGCGTGCGCGACAGCGGTCCGGTCGCCATCCTCGACATACGCGATAACGGCAACGGCCTTTCCTCCAATCCGCGGCCCGCCCGCACGGACGGAGGCGGTCGCGGCTTGCAGGGAATGAGCGATCGCATCACCGCTCTCGGCGGCCTCTTCCGCATCCGCCCGGAACCCGTGGGACTTCACCTTCGTGTGCTGCTTCGCAGCACAAGTATCGGATCCGGCATAGGAAATTTTCCAATACCGGGGCAGTGA
- the fur gene encoding ferric iron uptake transcriptional regulator, translated as MDQETKELRKAGLKVTHPRMRILQIFEEAEERHLTAEDIYKRLLSHQEDIGLATVYRVLTQFEAAGIVMKHNFEGGQAVYELDRGKHHDHMIDVDSGKVIEFMSEEIERLQHEIADRHGYVIEDHSLVLYVRPKKKR; from the coding sequence ATGGACCAGGAAACCAAAGAACTCCGCAAGGCGGGCCTGAAAGTCACGCACCCGCGCATGCGGATCCTGCAGATCTTCGAGGAGGCCGAGGAGCGCCACCTTACTGCCGAAGACATCTACAAGCGCCTGCTCTCGCACCAGGAGGACATCGGGCTTGCCACGGTGTACCGGGTGCTGACCCAGTTCGAAGCGGCCGGCATCGTCATGAAGCACAACTTCGAGGGCGGCCAGGCCGTCTACGAACTGGACCGCGGCAAGCACCACGACCACATGATCGACGTGGACAGCGGAAAGGTCATCGAGTTCATGAGCGAGGAGATCGAGCGGCTCCAGCACGAGATCGCCGACCGGCATGGGTATGTGATCGAGGATCACAGCCTGGTGCTGTATGTGAGGCCCAAGAAGAAGCGGTGA
- the grpE gene encoding nucleotide exchange factor GrpE: protein MQNNDPHVPDPVQDGANDAGVNADLDALTAKLTALESELAGARETVLRERAEIENQRRRLQRDLDQARRFANEKLLGDLLPVYDGIALGLSNDSADAKTLREGLELTLKQLEKVTQANGLSVVDPLHQPFNPEHHQAISSVESNEHPPGTVVAVVQKGFVLNDRLLRPALVAVVRDN, encoded by the coding sequence ATGCAGAACAACGATCCCCATGTGCCGGATCCGGTGCAGGACGGCGCGAACGATGCCGGCGTCAATGCCGACCTCGACGCCCTCACCGCGAAGTTGACCGCCCTCGAGTCCGAACTGGCCGGGGCGCGCGAGACGGTCCTGCGCGAGCGGGCGGAGATCGAGAACCAGCGCCGCCGCCTCCAGCGCGACCTGGATCAGGCCCGCCGCTTCGCGAACGAGAAGCTGCTGGGCGACCTGCTGCCGGTCTACGACGGCATCGCGCTCGGTCTGAGCAACGACTCGGCCGACGCGAAGACGCTGCGCGAAGGCCTGGAGCTGACGCTGAAGCAGCTGGAAAAGGTGACCCAGGCCAATGGCCTGAGCGTGGTCGATCCGCTGCACCAGCCGTTCAATCCGGAACACCACCAGGCGATCAGCTCGGTCGAATCCAACGAACACCCGCCGGGCACGGTGGTCGCGGTGGTGCAGAAGGGTTTCGTGCTGAACGATCGCCTCCTGCGCCCGGCGCTGGTGGCCGTGGTGCGCGACAACTGA
- a CDS encoding response regulator transcription factor, protein MPRIVLVDDHAIVREGFKRLIELEPDLDVVAEARNADEAVEAVTQHRPDLVAVDLSLPDGSGLPLIEHLASIAPDMRIVVLSMHDGEPYVSEALRRGARGYVTKGVAPEELVAAVRSVLGGDQYLSSDLRERRSGRPTTDLDPFNRLTAREREVFLLLAIGRAPKQVAAELGIGQKTIYIHRAAVMNKLNAGSELDLYRMAQERGLIRS, encoded by the coding sequence ATGCCAAGAATCGTCCTAGTAGATGACCATGCCATCGTTCGCGAGGGTTTCAAGCGCCTCATCGAGCTGGAACCCGACCTGGACGTCGTCGCGGAAGCCCGCAACGCCGACGAGGCGGTGGAGGCGGTCACGCAGCATCGGCCCGACCTGGTCGCGGTGGATCTGTCGCTGCCCGACGGCAGCGGACTTCCGCTGATCGAACACCTCGCGAGCATCGCGCCCGACATGCGGATCGTCGTGCTGAGCATGCACGACGGCGAGCCTTATGTTTCGGAAGCCTTACGCCGCGGTGCGCGCGGTTACGTCACCAAGGGCGTGGCGCCGGAGGAGCTCGTGGCGGCGGTGCGTTCCGTGCTCGGCGGCGATCAATACCTGAGTTCGGACCTGCGCGAGCGCCGCTCCGGCCGGCCCACGACGGACCTCGATCCGTTCAACCGGCTGACCGCCCGCGAGCGCGAGGTGTTCCTGCTGCTGGCGATCGGCCGCGCGCCGAAGCAGGTGGCGGCGGAACTGGGCATCGGGCAGAAGACGATCTACATCCACCGTGCCGCGGTGATGAACAAGCTCAACGCGGGATCGGAGCTGGATCTTTACCGGATGGCGCAGGAGCGCGGGCTGATCCGCAGCTGA
- a CDS encoding RnfH family protein: protein MAEIVVEVAYAGPEGQVVIPLAVPDGATAWDAVQLARTGLPSGVTPDPGRLGIFSKKVPAGRVLEEGDRVEIYRPLILDPMEARRRRAARGA from the coding sequence ATGGCTGAGATCGTCGTCGAGGTCGCCTATGCGGGCCCGGAGGGCCAGGTGGTCATCCCACTCGCCGTGCCGGACGGTGCAACCGCCTGGGATGCCGTGCAACTGGCGAGGACGGGATTGCCGTCCGGCGTGACGCCGGACCCGGGTCGCCTGGGGATTTTCTCGAAGAAGGTGCCCGCCGGCCGGGTACTCGAAGAGGGCGACAGGGTGGAAATCTACCGCCCGCTGATCCTGGACCCGATGGAAGCCAGGCGGCGCCGCGCGGCGCGCGGCGCCTGA
- a CDS encoding outer membrane protein assembly factor BamE, translated as MQKLIRTLGLAMMAAAIAGCGLVYTPDVQQGNLLDKKNVDQLQPGMTKRQVLVLLGTPSVISPFDQDRWDYVSTFSHRGKPMTKRTLTLTFNNDTLVRTEGDFFAQDAEQLLKDSKKYKANPTGDAEGDKNTSGKKDDDGGFGVGVSGSSDDSPASKRNQK; from the coding sequence ATGCAAAAGCTCATCCGCACGCTGGGTTTGGCCATGATGGCAGCCGCCATCGCGGGCTGTGGCCTCGTCTATACCCCCGACGTGCAGCAGGGCAACCTGCTCGACAAGAAGAACGTCGACCAGTTGCAGCCCGGCATGACCAAGCGCCAGGTGCTCGTCCTCCTGGGCACCCCGTCGGTCATCTCGCCGTTCGACCAGGATCGCTGGGACTACGTATCGACTTTCTCGCACCGCGGGAAGCCGATGACCAAGCGCACCCTCACCCTCACCTTCAACAACGACACCCTGGTCCGTACCGAAGGCGACTTCTTCGCCCAGGACGCCGAGCAGTTGCTGAAGGACTCCAAGAAATACAAGGCCAACCCCACGGGGGATGCCGAGGGCGACAAGAACACCAGCGGCAAGAAGGACGACGACGGCGGCTTCGGCGTCGGCGTGAGCGGCTCCTCGGACGACAGCCCGGCCAGCAAGCGCAACCAGAAGTAA